A part of Bacillus rossius redtenbacheri isolate Brsri chromosome 1, Brsri_v3, whole genome shotgun sequence genomic DNA contains:
- the LOC134527272 gene encoding frizzled-2 translates to MLLLLLLLPLLLGAVVGSGAAAMGVLSGPVVGSSGSPRCEEITIPMCRGIGYNLTAMPNDLNHDTQEEAGLEVHQFWPLVEIHCSPDLKFFLCSVYAPICIEDYHKRLPACRSVCERARSGCTPIMKQYGFPWPERMACEKLPVHGDPNHLCMEQANRSEAAPTQPPPPPPPPHTRCRVKGGRRVCKEPDKDCACRCRHPLVAVPRDSPWFNRSVSVGGVSNCGFPCHGVFFSQQERDFASVWIAMWSGLCFACTLMTLTTFLIDTERFRYPERPIVFLSACYLMVSVGYLVRVGLGHDQVACEAGMVRHSSTGPVACTLVFLLVYFFGMASSIWWVVLSLTWFLAAGLKWGNEAIAGYSQYFHLAAWLVPTVKSVAVLVLAAVDGDPVAGICYVGNTSADHLRGFVLAPLVLYLLLGTSFLLGGFVSLFRIRSVIKQQGGQGGRCKADKLEKLMIRIGIFSVLYTVPATIVIGCLLYETTLHDEWMAPLVCPCHGRRARPIYAVLMLKYFMALAVGITSGVWIWSGKTLDSWRRLWRRLCGGRPRPVLVKQQYAVPSSLLAAPHIAAAGGSVQSSRHHFPPHAKPPSSSAAPPRYV, encoded by the exons atgctgctgctgctgctgctgctgccactGCTGCTGGGGGCGGTGGTGGGCTCGGGGGCGGCAGCCATGGGCGTGCTGTCGGGCCCCGTGGTGGGCTCCTCCGGCTCCCCACGTTGCGAGGAGATAACCATACCCAT GTGCCGCGGCATTGGCTACAACCTGACGGCCATGCCCAACGACCTGAACCACGACACGCAGGAAGAGGCCGGCCTCGAGGTGCACCAGTTCTGGCCGCTGGTCGAGATACACTGCTCGCCCGACCTCAAGTTCTTCCTGTGCTCCGTGTACGCGCCCATCTGCATCGAGGACTACCACAAGCGCCTGCCCGCCTGTCGCAGCGTGTGCGAGCGGGCGCGCTCTGGCTGCACGCCCATCATGAAGCAGTACGGCTTCCCGTGGCCCGAGCGCATGGCGTGCGAGAAGCTGCCTGTTCACGGCGACCCCAACCACCTGTGCATGGAGCAGGCCAACCGCAGCGAGGCGGCGCCCACGCAGCCTCcaccgcccccgccgccgccacACACGCGGTGTCGCGTCAAGGGCGGGCGCCGCGTGTGCAAGGAGCCCGACAAGGACTGTGCGTGTCGCTGCCGCCACCCGCTGGTGGCCGTGCCCAGAGACTCGCCCTGGTTCAACCGCAGCGTGTCCGTGGGCGGCGTGTCCAACTGCGGCTTCCCCTGCCACGGCGTGTTCTTCTCGCAGCAGGAGCGCGACTTCGCGTCCGTGTGGATCGCCATGTGGTCGGGCCTTTGCTTCGCCTGCACGCTCATGACTCTCACCACCTTCCTCATCGACACGGAGCGCTTCCGCTACCCCGAGCGGCCCATCGTGTTCCTGTCGGCCTGCTACCTGATGGTGAGCGTGGGCTACCTGGTGCGCGTGGGACTGGGCCACGACCAGGTGGCCTGCGAGGCCGGCATGGTCCGCCACAGCTCCACCGGGCCGGTCGCCTGCACGCTCGTCTTCCTGCTCGTCTACTTCTTCGGCATGGCCTCGTCCATCTGGTGGGTGGTGCTGAGCCTCACGTGGTTCCTGGCCGCCGGCCTCAAGTGGGGCAACGAGGCCATCGCGGGCTACTCGCAGTACTTCCACCTCGCGGCGTGGCTGGTCCCCACGGTCAAGTCGGTGGCCGTGCTGGTGCTGGCGGCGGTGGACGGCGACCCGGTGGCCGGCATCTGCTACGTGGGCAACACGAGCGCTGACCACCTGCGCGGCTTCGTGCTCGCGCCCCTGGTGCTCTACCTGCTGCTGGGCACGTCCTTCCTGCTGGGCGGCTTCGTGTCGCTCTTCCGTATCCGCAGCGTCATCAAGCAGCAGGGCGGCCAGGGCGGCCGCTGCAAGGCCGACAAGCTGGAGAAGCTCATGATTCGCATCGGCATCTTCAGCGTGCTGTACACGGTGCCCGCCACCATCGTCATCGGCTGCCTGCTGTACGAGACGACGCTGCACGACGAGTGGATGGCGCCGCTGGTGTGTCCGTGCCACGGGCGTCGCGCGCGCCCCATCTACGCCGTGCTCATGCTCAAGTACTTCATGGCGCTGGCCGTGGGCATCACCTCGGGCGTGTGGATCTGGTCGGGCAAGACCCTGGACTCGTGGCGGCGGCTGTGGCGGCGGCTGTGCGGCGGCCGCCCCCGCCCCGTCCTCGTGAAGCAGCAGTACGCCGTGCCCAGCAGCCTGCTGGCCGCGCCGCACATCGCCGCCGCCGGGGGCAGCGTGCAGTCCAGCCGCCACCACTTCCCGCCGCATGCCAAGCCCCCCTCCAGTAGCGCCGCGCCGCCCAGGTACGTATGA